TACTATTATCCGCTCCTTTTCACTATGCCTTATCTGCTGTTTAAGTATTGTAAATCCTTGAGTGCCACCTTCTGCTACCTCTCGGTATCCACAGCTTGGACATACCCATGACATCTTACCATCAACGTTACGCATCATCATTAAGCTGCCACAGCTAGGACAGAACTTCATCTCTATCACCCTCTGTAGCCCTACGCTATTGAAGCACCATTGCCCTACTGGCTTGAGCCAGCTTGCACGGATAAACTATGTTCCACTCTTACAACTTTTTCTACACTATCAACTATTCATATTCAACGTTATCATTGTCCTCAAACCTTTCATGCAGAACTATCTCATGGCATAGATTTTCTAAGAGACTATATATACAAGAGGTACAGTCTGATAGATACTCCTCCGGAGAAATAACCCCCACATACATTTCCTCGGCGACTTTGCTTGGCCAAGCCGCACGCAGTTCTTTGAACAAACTACTGCGTTTTATGTGCTGTACTAATGTATTGAGGGATTTGTCTACAAAGATTGCTTCTATTCTGGACGGCCCCCTAAATATAGCTGCTACCCAGAAACCGCTATCACACATATAGACGTACAGAAAACGCGCCTCATGCTTTACATTCACCATTACTCTTTAGAGCCTCCTCGAACATCTGTTGGAACTCATTAGCATCCTTTATTATATCGTGAAGTACCTCCTCGATAACGTCCAGCGGATCCTTACTACCATCTGTTGATAGTACTATCACAGGATTGCTTATCAAGGGATGCGATATTATGTACGAGGAGTAGACTACGCCTGACTTCTTTATCGCGTACTTTGCTATCAAGTTTGCTATTGTGTGATCCTCTCCTATAAGCTCTATTTCTATTGTATTACCTTCACGTTTTAGCAGTTTTACCTTACCAGTCACGTAGACTCTACCCCCGGGAAGGGTTAGCCTGGAGTCTGAGCCCCCTTAAGCATGACTGCTATCTTACGAAGCCCTCTTCTCCATTCCTCGCGTAGGATAATCCCGTCCTCAGTCTCCTCTAGGACCCGGCTCCGCAGACCGTATTCTATTACGTGCTCAACATCAACATCCAGTCCTGCTGCTATAGCTGCTATCATACGTTTAGCTGCTGAGCCTCTCACACGGTATTTAAGTTGGTCTATAGCATCTGCTATCTTTCTCGCAGTCGTTATCACTTCTTCTGGAGGTGCCGTTGTATATAGCAACGATTTATCATCACTTAGCCTAGCCTCATAGCCGCGTAGTTCTAGAGCATAGACAAGAGCTTCTGGTGGAAATGTTCTCCCGGCCTCTTTTACTATGGCTTCTATTGATGCTTCCCTTCTCGTCCTTAGCCGGTAAAGCTCCCAGAGATCAGCTAGTGCTTGGCGTACGCGGTACCAGCTATCCTTTATCTCGAACTCTGTACCAACGATCTCTATATACACTCTACCCCCACGTATGCTTATCTCAGCATAACCGCTGCGGATAGCACTACTAATCTTTTCGTAGACCTTGTCGATGGGTATTCCTGGTGGTAGGTTTGCAACATAGAGCTTTCTCTTAATCACGCCCAAAACACTGTACTCCCCCGCAGCCTCATTGTATAAGTCGTGTAGAACGACTCACTACTTACGAATGTATTGCGAGTATGATGTTCTATCTTCTTCTACGCCGTGTTGAGAGTATATAGAGCGGTGATACGCGTCGCTGCTCCTCGTTTCCACAGCGTAGACAAGCTAGACGTGGACTACCTGGTATACGGTATAGAGGTGAACCACACACAGAACAGTAAGCAAGTACCACACCATCCTGCGATCTCTTAATTGAAAGCATGTATGGGATAGCCGATGACAATACAGTGGCACGGATGAAGTCACCAGGCTTCACGAAGTCATACATACTCTTGCCTCCAGGTGTATCAGCCACCTGGAGTATATGTAGCACACCGCTAAACGTCCCGTTATAGGGCACCATACGCTCGTCAGCAAATATCTTGACGAGAGCTAGCTCGTCGCGCGGCACTGCATAAACAGCACCATATACTATACTATTCCTCTTAGGAAGCCTAGGCTTCAGTGATACAGGCTTCACGCTTATCCTACGGGTCACGAGGTCTACCTCTACCTGACCAAACCTCGCTGCACGTATATAGCCGTCGTCAACATAGACTCCCTCGCCAGGTATGAATTCCTCTACTGTACACAATGGCTCGCCAGGGAAGACTCTACGCCCTGCCAGCTCCTCGACACTTCTTAGCATCGCCTCTCTGCCTCCCCCTCTCCTCGCCTCTCCAAGCCCTTAGGAGCAACACGGGTATGTAATGTATTCTCTTAACGTGATCACGATACATAGCCGGAAGAGGGAACCTATACACCTTCATGAACTCCACTATATACTCGGCTTCGGAGAAGAGCCTCTTAAGGTATCTCTCCACCCCCACGCTAGCATAATGTAGGCTACATATAACTCTGGCCCCAATACCCATAGCAGCTTTCATGAAGACTCTATCTGCTCCACGCCTAGATACACCGAATGGAGGATTCTGAACCACGCATACATTCCCTAGAGGGCGTAGAGGCAAGTAGGCTACGTCAGCTACAACAAAGTCTACAATACTGGCCTCGTAGAGATCTGAACTCCGCGCTAGCACTGCTAGAGCCTCATCAACATCGAAGCCGACAACATAGCTGCCACTAACTAGGCTCACAGCATAGCTCAGCATGCCAGTACCTGAGCCGAGATCCACTACTACTTTACATGCTACTCCAGCTATACACATAGCAATGTCAACTGCTATCTCTGGGGGCGTACGGTACTGTTCAAGCTCACGCTTAGGACTCTCCAGCCGCGGAACTAGCCGCTCCAATACCATCCTTAGTCTTGATATACGTGCAAGCCTCACGCTGCTTCCAGCCCCTCACCATGGAAAGGTATAGTTCGAGCCCGTTATGTCTCCACTTAACACTATGCGTGCCTCCGCTGGCGTGAGCACCGGCTTCCAGTAGTCAGATAGATCCTCTATAGCCAACCGCGGACACGAAACCATTACAAATACATCATAGTCGTCCGGGGAAAGATTGTCCAAGTACTCTCTTGTAACATATCGCGCCAGTATGAACCTATATCTGCCTCCACGTTTCTTTACAAGGCGTGCAATATGCTCTGCAATCCAGGGCCTGTATTGGCCCGGAAGAAGTCCTAATACTATACCGAACCTAGACGCCTCTACAGCCTGCCTCATGACCCAATAGCGTTTAGCAAGGGTCCTAGCTACCAGACTTGATATGTCCTCGATACTGCTTGTATATGGATCTACACGGAGCACCGGT
The window above is part of the Pyrodictium delaneyi genome. Proteins encoded here:
- a CDS encoding exosome complex RNA-binding protein Csl4 codes for the protein MLRSVEELAGRRVFPGEPLCTVEEFIPGEGVYVDDGYIRAARFGQVEVDLVTRRISVKPVSLKPRLPKRNSIVYGAVYAVPRDELALVKIFADERMVPYNGTFSGVLHILQVADTPGGKSMYDFVKPGDFIRATVLSSAIPYMLSIKRSQDGVVLAYCSVCGSPLYRIPGSPRLACLRCGNEEQRRVSPLYILSTRRRRR
- a CDS encoding METTL5 family protein; this translates as MRLARISRLRMVLERLVPRLESPKRELEQYRTPPEIAVDIAMCIAGVACKVVVDLGSGTGMLSYAVSLVSGSYVVGFDVDEALAVLARSSDLYEASIVDFVVADVAYLPLRPLGNVCVVQNPPFGVSRRGADRVFMKAAMGIGARVICSLHYASVGVERYLKRLFSEAEYIVEFMKVYRFPLPAMYRDHVKRIHYIPVLLLRAWRGEERGRQRGDAKKCRGAGRA
- a CDS encoding transcription factor S, with translation MKFCPSCGSLMMMRNVDGKMSWVCPSCGYREVAEGGTQGFTILKQQIRHSEKERIIVVNDQKKLEALPKTRAICPKCGYHEAYYWVVQTRRADEPPTRFFKCAQCGHVWREYD
- a CDS encoding DUF2067 family protein, which gives rise to MIKRKLYVANLPPGIPIDKVYEKISSAIRSGYAEISIRGGRVYIEIVGTEFEIKDSWYRVRQALADLWELYRLRTRREASIEAIVKEAGRTFPPEALVYALELRGYEARLSDDKSLLYTTAPPEEVITTARKIADAIDQLKYRVRGSAAKRMIAAIAAGLDVDVEHVIEYGLRSRVLEETEDGIILREEWRRGLRKIAVMLKGAQTPG
- a CDS encoding RpoL/Rpb11 RNA polymerase subunit family protein, translating into MTGKVKLLKREGNTIEIELIGEDHTIANLIAKYAIKKSGVVYSSYIISHPLISNPVIVLSTDGSKDPLDVIEEVLHDIIKDANEFQQMFEEALKSNGECKA